In one window of Bos taurus isolate L1 Dominette 01449 registration number 42190680 breed Hereford chromosome 15, ARS-UCD2.0, whole genome shotgun sequence DNA:
- the OR52R1 gene encoding olfactory receptor 52R1, whose protein sequence is MMLTSRNSSSHPVSFILLGIPGLENSQFGVAFPFCAMYVVALVGNITLLHVIRTDPTLHEPMYLFLAMLAITDLVLSISTQPKMLAIFWFHDHEIEYHACLIQLFFIHAFSSVESGLLMAMALDRYVAVCSPLHHSSILTPSVVGKLGGGVMMRGLLWVSPFCFLVSRMPFCPSRIIPQSYCEHMAVLKLVCADTRVNRAYGLFVAFSVVGFDIIVISVSYVIILRTVLGLPSGKARLKAFGTCASHICVILALYIPALFTFLTHRFGHHVPRVVHVMFAILYLLVPPMFNPIIYGVRTKQIRDRVIQGCCRKDSQLKA, encoded by the coding sequence ATGATGTTGACTTCACGGAATAGCTCTTCTCATCCTGTGTCCTTCATCCTGCTTGGGATCCCAGGATTGGAGAATTCCCAGTTTGGGGTTGCCTTTCCATTCTGTGCCATGTATGTTGTGGCTCTAGTCGGCAATATCACTCTCCTTCATGTAATCCGAACCGATCCCACCTTGCATGAGCCCATGTACCTCTTTCTGGCCATGCTGGCTATCACTGACCTGGTCCTCTCCATTTCCACACAACCTAAAATGCTGGCCATATTCTGGTTTCACGATCATGAGATTGAATACCATGCCTGCCTCATCCAGTTGTTCTTTATCCATGCTTTTTCTTCGGTGGAGTCCGGATTGCTCATGGCTATGGCCTTGGACCGTTATGTGGCTGTCTGCTCCCCACTGCATCACTCTAGTATCCTGACCCCATCTGTTGTAGGTAAACTGGGGGGAGGTGTGATGATGAGAGGGCTGCTATGGGTGAGTCCTTTCTGCTTCTTGGTGTCCAGGATGCCCTTCTGCCCCAGTCGGATAATCCCCCAGTCATACTGTGAGCACATGGCTGTGCTGAAGTTGGTGTGTGCTGACACTAGAGTAAATCGTGCATATGGACTTTTTGTGGCCTTCTCTGTAGTTGGCTTTGACATTATCGTCATCAGTGTATCCTATGTAATAATTTTGAGAACTGTTCTGGGGTTACCCTCAGGTAAAGCCCGGCTCAAGGCTTTTGGCACATGTGCTTCCCATATCTGTGTCATCTTGGCTCTTTATATCCCAGCCCTCTTTACTTTTCTCACCCATCGCTTTGGACATCATGTGCCCCGAGTAGTACATGTCATGTTTGCTATTCTCTATCTCCTGGTACCTCCCATGTTCAACCCCATCATCTATGGAGTTAGAACCAAACAGATCAGGGACAGGGTTATTCAAGGATGTTGTAGAAAAGACTCCCAACTCAAAGCATAG